The DNA window TGAAGGGTGGATTATGCAGTTGTACATTCAGCTAGAATAACAGAGCAGTGTGAAgttcagagagagagaggcctGGACAGGTCCCTATGTCATAAGCTGAGACAGTGAGGGAAGCAAAGGTTGGAATTATCACCAGCTCTTTCCCAGGAAAACTTGACATGAAATCTATGCTGCATACTCCCTATGACTGCTTACTCCTTCAGCTCAGGATAAGTTCACATAACAGTCTTTTCCACCTTTTTCAGCTGCTGATGTTTcactttctcttttgctttctaGACTGATGCCTGCTCTGGACTGCAAGGATTCCTGATCTTCCACAGCTTTGGTGGCGGTACTGGCTCTGGATTTACATCCTTGCTGATGGAACGCCTCTCTGTGGATTATGGAAAGAAGTCCAAACTGGAGTTTGCCATCTACCCAGCCCCTCAGGTCTCCACGGCCGTGGTGGAACCCTACAATTCCATCCTGACCACGCACACCACACTGGAGCACTCGGACTGTGCCTTCATGGTGGACAACGAGGCCATCTACGACATCTGCCGCCGGAACCTGGCCATCGAGCGCCCCACCTACACCAACCTGAACCGCCTCATCAGCCAGATCGTGTCCTCCATCACCGCCTCGCTGCGCTTCGACGGCGCCCTCAATGTGGACCTGACCGAGTTCCAGACCAACCTGGTGCCCTACCCACGCATCCACTTCCCCCTGGTGACCTACGCCCCCATCATCTCCTCCGACAGAGCCCACCACGAGCAGCTCTCCGTGGCTGAGATCACCAATGCCTGCTTTGAGCCCAACAACCAGATGGTGAAGTGTGACCCGAGGCACGGCAAGTACATGGCCTGCTGCATGCTCTACCGCGGTGATGTTGTCCCCAAGGACGTCAACGTGGCCATTGCTGCCATCAAGACCAAAAGAACTGTCCAGTTTGTCGACTGGTGTCCAACAGGCTTCAAGGTGAGTAGGGCTGGGCTGCCATGAGCTTCTCTTTAGTGTTTTAAGGGCAGGTTCACTCTAGTAGAAAGCTTGTCTGTTTCTCCTATTTTCCCCTGAACATGGGGGAATATAGATATTTCCCAGTGAACATAAGAAGGATGCATTTATATAAAtggtgttttttctcctttggacATCCCAATGACATAGGCtcttacatatttatataaGTGGAAATTCAAAGTGTGTATgggtttaaatttaaaaaagttttaatttcagaCCTGACCTCTGGAACAGACAATAAGCTTTGCCTCTGAGGCAAAATCTAAAATTCAGGAAATACCAAAActgataaaattaattaaagaaatgCTGATATTAGGGAATCTCTTAGTTAACCTGTAAATATTAtacagcctttctccactggctACACAGCAGGGTTGGGAAACATATTTTCAACAATAAGATATTAacagtggaaaaatatttgtcataCAAACAGCTCCTTCAACAATGAAAACTTTCAAGTGGGAACCAACTTTTTATATTAGTTTCTACCAAGTATCTTGATGAAACTCTATATAGAGTACTGAGTAGCTGTTAAGAAAGCTGCAAACCCATCATTAAATAGTAGAACAGTATAGATATTAAAGTGAGTGTGTATCACGCTCTTTGACACTTGTAATGGCATTTGCCATCTGGCACCACTTTTCCCCAGTGACCGTGAACTTCACTCACATTTCTTCAGCTCTttgcctcctgctcctgctcttttACAGCCTTCTCTCACATTCCCGTCTCCAGGTTGGGATCAACTACCAGCCTCCTACGGTTGTTCCTGGAGGAGACTTAGCCCAGGTCCAGCGAGCAGTCTGCATGCTGAGCAACACCACGGCCATCGCCGAGGCTTGGGCGAGGCTCGACCACAAGTTCGACCTGATGTACGCCAAGAGAGCTTTTGTGCACTGGTATGTGGGTGAAGGCATGGAGGAGGGAGAGTTTGCAGAGGCCCGAGAGGACCTGGCTGCCCTGGAAAAGGACTATGAAGAAGTGGGAACTGACTCATTTGAAGAAGAGAATGATGGggagtaattttaaaatacattttgcttCTGGCAAACACAGAATTGTCTCTGTATCACTGCATTGCATGTGTCAACAATTAGGTCAGGTTTTCTGTGCAGTGTAAACATAAATTTAGGAGATGTCATACAGtgatattttttattctataaATGACAGGCAAATTATCCTGTAAAATATCATCAGCTGTAGTAATGTCCCACCACTCCCAGTAATGTAAAAAATACTTGCTCCCCTTGCACACTTAATGTGAGCCTTTTAAAGCTCTGTACATGATAAAATCACTACATTCCACATGGGTCAtcccaaaaagctgcagaatCCTGCTTCCTGCTCCTATCAACAGGGACACCACAGACACCTGCTGTGATTCTACAGAATCCCTAATCAGCTAGGACACTCTCTAGGatatttgaaaagtcatggCAATCAGCTGAAGTCCCAGGGGACTGGAATAAGGGAAACATTGTCCCCATAGTTAAAGAGGGTAGAAAGGAGGGTCCTGGTGACTGCCAACCTGTTTGCCTCACCTCTGTGTCAGGGAATATCATGGAAGTCCTGTCAGAAGCTATGCTAAGGCATATGGAGGGCAGATTTAATTGGATGCTCATGGATAAATTAACTGGGCACTTATGCATGAAGTACCTAGGTGCTCATGCAGATATTAATTGGGAATTTATTAACACCTTGGTGCAGCAAATGAGATGTCTTTCTTTTTGATTAGGTTCTCCTACATGCATTTGCGATCCTCCTTGGTCATTTCAGAATCTGGATTTTTTATGATGTTAATACAGAATTCCTTTCAAGAAGGACCTGCCTATAAAAAGTAAAGGCAATTCTTAGAAATACCCAAGTTGCctttctttcaaaacagaattttcagaCCTGAAAACCTTCCTGGGACTGATTCTGCCAGATTTTCTCTCAAAAAGTAAGacaatatttctccttttttgcaCGGGTATGTTCATAAATTCCCAGTTAATTAATGCACAAGTCTTAATTACCTCACATaaccctccctttccccctgaTATTTCTCATCCATTTTTCACCTCATGTTTCCTgccatttttctctcattttctgcCCTTTGACCCTATGTTTAAATAACTTGAGTGTtggaaaaaggagaatttttccTCAATTAAACCTTAAATAATGGAAAAGGGAAGTTTTCCTTTAATTGATACCCTTAAAGTTGCAGGTGAAGGGGCTCCCCTCCAATTTAAACACAGACaataatggaaaatgaaatgtcCCCTCAACTTAAACTGCTTTTCCCTCCAACTCCTCTCTTTTCTGGGGTCACTGGCAGGGTCTGGAGGcactggggagggactgggaagatgaaatagaaaagagaaagaaaaaggatctTCCCTGCACAAGCACGTGCTCTCCCACCTGCTCAGGTGCGCTGCTCCCCTCTCCTGTGCTGCCCTGTGGCACAGGGCCTGTCCCTTTGCACATCCTGAGCGATGCTCTGGGAGCATCCAGGTGTTTCCCCTGCAgatgctgtcactgctgtcctgTGAGAGATCCCTGGAGATTGGTACAGAAACAGAACAGGTACAGAAACCCCCTGAAGGCAGCCCCTAGCAGGACCCacccctcctcatcctcactgaCCACACTTGGGACTGCcttcatcctcatcatcctcactgACCACACCTGGAACAgccttcatcctcctcatcctcactgaCCACACCTGGAACTGCcttcatcctcatcatcctcactgACCACACCTGGAACAgccttcatcctcctcatcctcactgaCCACACCTGGAACTgccttcatcctcctcatcctcactgaccacacctgggacagccttcatcctcctcatcctcactgaCCACACCTGGGACTGCCCTGCACATTGATTTATGTAGGAATTTCCCTAAATTCTACTCTGAGTCTCACTCAACAAGCCGAGCAAGCCTTGCTGCTTTTCACATGGCTAAGATGAAGAGAAATAGAATCAATCAGGATTGCAGCAGGCAGTGCAGTGAAGTTACTGGGGTTGGGTGTGGCGTGGCATCAGGGAAACCCAGACGGGATATTTCCAGAATACATGGGAATGGGGGAAGCTGATGGGGTTTGATCCCAGTCTTTCCTACAGAGGTGTACAGGAGAAACTATGGTCCTAAACGAAGAAACCATGTTCCTAAACCAAGAAAACCAAACTGCTCCAGCAGTGTACGCTGCTCAAATGCTGGACCATCGCTGGAACCACGCAGGTGCTGCAAGAgcctgcactgctggtgcttgTGGCTTGAACAACCCCTGGGTGCTCATCCAGTGATGCACGGAGGGGCCTCCCAGATGCAGAAGGATGTGCACAGCTGAGGCTTCAGACTGGGCTTCCCAGATAAAGGAAGAGGCTGATATGAGGCAAATCCTGGGAGGTGGGATAAATCCCTGTCATGCCTCCCTTACTAAACTGTGAAATTTTCTCTGCGAAGTACTGAGACATTCACCTCGGCTGATGGACCATGACACCGGATGTGGGTTCCTTAACTTTCTGAATGCTTTTTAGATCTCATCCTGACCATCAACgttatgatttattttgtttacaaGGACACTGAGTAACCAGGAGCCCTGCTCTTGAAGCAGTCAATGCATTTTTGGAGCTGTTTGGACATCAGAAGTGCCGTGGCAATTATCAGGAGCTAGCAGCTCTTGTCCAAGGGACACTACACCATGACACTCCTCAGGCAGTGTGTTTGGACACCCAGATCCTGCACATTTCACTTTGAGCCACCCCTTCATCTGAGCCCATTTTCTGGGCTGACTTCTGCCTGCTACCTGCTGTGGAAGTGATGTGGCATGTCTGAGTTCTGCAGGGAAAGCTTAAACTATTCTTAAGACGTAA is part of the Cinclus cinclus chromosome 4, bCinCin1.1, whole genome shotgun sequence genome and encodes:
- the TUBA8 gene encoding tubulin alpha-8 chain isoform X1, which gives rise to MEEVFILENAEHSDDSFTTFFNETATGKHVPRAVMVDLEPTVVDEVRAGTFRELFHPEQLITGKEDAANNYARGHYTIGKESIDMVLDRVRKLTDACSGLQGFLIFHSFGGGTGSGFTSLLMERLSVDYGKKSKLEFAIYPAPQVSTAVVEPYNSILTTHTTLEHSDCAFMVDNEAIYDICRRNLAIERPTYTNLNRLISQIVSSITASLRFDGALNVDLTEFQTNLVPYPRIHFPLVTYAPIISSDRAHHEQLSVAEITNACFEPNNQMVKCDPRHGKYMACCMLYRGDVVPKDVNVAIAAIKTKRTVQFVDWCPTGFKVGINYQPPTVVPGGDLAQVQRAVCMLSNTTAIAEAWARLDHKFDLMYAKRAFVHWYVGEGMEEGEFAEAREDLAALEKDYEEVGTDSFEEENDGE
- the TUBA8 gene encoding tubulin alpha-8 chain isoform X2, whose translation is MVDLEPTVVDEVRAGTFRELFHPEQLITGKEDAANNYARGHYTIGKESIDMVLDRVRKLTDACSGLQGFLIFHSFGGGTGSGFTSLLMERLSVDYGKKSKLEFAIYPAPQVSTAVVEPYNSILTTHTTLEHSDCAFMVDNEAIYDICRRNLAIERPTYTNLNRLISQIVSSITASLRFDGALNVDLTEFQTNLVPYPRIHFPLVTYAPIISSDRAHHEQLSVAEITNACFEPNNQMVKCDPRHGKYMACCMLYRGDVVPKDVNVAIAAIKTKRTVQFVDWCPTGFKVGINYQPPTVVPGGDLAQVQRAVCMLSNTTAIAEAWARLDHKFDLMYAKRAFVHWYVGEGMEEGEFAEAREDLAALEKDYEEVGTDSFEEENDGE